Proteins encoded within one genomic window of Streptomyces kaniharaensis:
- a CDS encoding C40 family peptidase: MTTVNTGAPDAADESTGQHAATIADRRAAARPSRARRVRRGIGMMAVIAAGTGVIGLATGATPAAAEPAPAHAGWDGSRYWFKNSQGQWRWTSHPSVYTARTGTGAASTSSTTTSASVSSTGGIEQGWDGSRYWFRNSQGQWRWTSHYDVYLDRTGGGGSSASSSQPSSSSSTSSSSSSSSSSSSSSADAAPPAADQNVETAIQFALDQLGKPFMTAGNGPNGYDCSGLVQQAFRRGGIDLPRVANDQYAATTPITASQLRPGDLLFWSPDGTQRGIQHTAIYLGNNQYVEAARPGTLIRISSISSGYYPTYMGRP, translated from the coding sequence ATGACCACCGTCAATACCGGCGCGCCTGATGCCGCCGACGAGTCGACCGGGCAGCACGCCGCCACCATCGCCGACCGGCGGGCCGCCGCCCGTCCCTCCCGGGCCCGGCGGGTCCGCCGGGGGATAGGCATGATGGCTGTGATCGCGGCCGGCACCGGCGTGATCGGCCTCGCCACCGGCGCGACCCCCGCCGCCGCCGAGCCGGCGCCGGCCCACGCCGGCTGGGACGGGTCGCGGTACTGGTTCAAGAACAGCCAGGGGCAGTGGCGCTGGACCTCGCACCCCAGCGTCTACACGGCGCGGACCGGGACCGGGGCGGCGTCGACGTCGTCAACGACGACATCCGCGAGTGTGAGCTCCACCGGGGGGATCGAGCAGGGGTGGGACGGGTCGCGGTACTGGTTCAGGAACAGCCAGGGGCAGTGGCGCTGGACCTCGCACTACGACGTGTACCTGGACCGTACGGGTGGCGGGGGCTCGTCGGCCTCGTCCTCGCAGCCCTCCTCGTCCTCTTCGACGTCCTCCTCTTCGTCTTCGTCCTCGTCCTCGTCCTCGTCCTCGGCCGATGCCGCGCCTCCGGCGGCGGATCAGAACGTCGAGACGGCCATCCAGTTCGCGCTGGACCAGTTGGGCAAGCCGTTCATGACGGCGGGCAACGGGCCGAACGGCTACGACTGCTCCGGTCTGGTACAGCAGGCGTTCCGGCGTGGCGGCATCGACCTGCCGCGGGTGGCCAACGACCAGTACGCGGCCACCACGCCCATCACGGCGAGCCAGCTGCGCCCGGGCGACCTCCTCTTCTGGTCGCCCGACGGCACCCAGCGGGGCATCCAGCACACGGCGATCTACCTGGGCAACAACCAGTACGTCGAGGCCGCGCGGCCGGGGACCCTCATCCGGATCTCGAGCATCAGCAGCGGCTACTACCCGACGTACATGGGACGGCCGTAG
- a CDS encoding ribokinase, giving the protein MKLRPAGRVVVIGSVNVDRILRCPVLPSPGETVLVTDATQGFGGKGANQAVAAARMGATTRLVAKVGADADGRAALDDLRGADVDTGAVLTDAAAPTGQAVVMVDPAGENSIVVVPGANTRLTAAEVTAALTAARLLPRDVVLTSGEVAEECIRATAAALPADGTLWLHNAAPAGPLPDTRSTGRRPLVVANALEACQLTGASTVTDAVRALADLTDGAVITLGGAGALVAADGRITELPAPAVTAVDTTGAGDVFCGALAAELARSTPLVEAAAVAVAAGAFAVTALGARGALPRPADI; this is encoded by the coding sequence ATGAAGCTGCGCCCCGCCGGCCGAGTCGTCGTCATCGGATCGGTCAACGTCGACCGGATCCTCCGCTGCCCCGTGCTCCCGTCCCCCGGCGAGACCGTGCTCGTCACGGACGCCACGCAGGGGTTCGGCGGCAAGGGCGCCAACCAGGCCGTGGCGGCGGCCCGGATGGGAGCGACGACCCGGCTGGTCGCCAAGGTGGGGGCGGACGCCGACGGACGAGCGGCCCTCGACGACCTCCGCGGCGCCGACGTCGACACCGGCGCCGTGCTCACCGACGCCGCCGCGCCCACCGGGCAGGCCGTCGTCATGGTGGACCCGGCCGGCGAGAACAGCATCGTGGTCGTCCCGGGCGCGAACACCCGCCTCACCGCCGCCGAGGTCACCGCCGCACTCACCGCCGCCCGGCTGCTCCCTCGCGACGTGGTCCTCACCAGCGGCGAGGTCGCCGAGGAGTGCATCCGCGCGACGGCCGCCGCGCTCCCTGCCGACGGCACCCTCTGGCTGCACAACGCCGCACCCGCCGGTCCGCTCCCCGACACACGCTCTACCGGCCGCCGTCCCCTCGTCGTCGCGAACGCCCTGGAGGCCTGCCAGCTCACCGGCGCCTCCACCGTGACCGATGCCGTCCGCGCGCTCGCGGACCTCACCGACGGTGCCGTGATCACCCTCGGCGGCGCGGGCGCCCTCGTCGCCGCCGACGGACGGATCACCGAACTGCCCGCCCCCGCCGTCACCGCCGTCGACACCACCGGCGCCGGCGACGTCTTCTGCGGCGCCCTCGCCGCCGAGCTCGCCCGCAGCACCCCGCTCGTCGAGGCCGCTGCCGTCGCGGTGGCGGCAGGAGCCTTCGCCGTCACCGCCCTCGGCGCCCGGGGCGCCCTCCCGCGCCCGGCGGACATCTGA
- a CDS encoding NUDIX hydrolase, with protein sequence MIVWVNGTFGAGKTSACRELVELLPGSMLFDPELVGFGLRRTLPADRMAAVSDFQDLPAWRRLVPEVAAALLGEVPGPLVVPMTLLREDYRDEIFGDLASHGIAVHHVVLDPGETILRERIAHRDECPGDPAASERVRQWCLDHLPRYRAARRWLVRDARLLDTGRLTPRETAERIAALVSDGAARCPIVQTPDPGGDTVASAVLFFDEQERVLLVDPVYKPDWDFPGGVVERGEAPTDAALRETAEELGLRLDPAALRLLAVDWEPRTGPRRGGLRLMYDGGLLDAKGRQSLLLQPEELRGWRFVTLDEAADLLPPSRFRRLAATLDARRCGELRYLEAGRRVALGLARAADAA encoded by the coding sequence GTGATCGTCTGGGTCAATGGCACGTTCGGGGCGGGCAAGACCAGTGCCTGCCGCGAACTGGTGGAACTGTTGCCCGGAAGCATGCTGTTCGATCCCGAACTGGTGGGGTTCGGGCTGCGCAGGACGCTTCCGGCCGACCGGATGGCGGCGGTGTCCGACTTCCAGGACCTGCCGGCCTGGCGCCGGCTCGTCCCCGAGGTGGCCGCCGCGCTGCTCGGCGAGGTGCCGGGCCCGCTGGTCGTGCCGATGACCCTGCTCAGAGAGGACTACCGGGACGAGATCTTCGGCGATCTCGCCTCGCACGGGATCGCGGTGCACCACGTCGTCCTGGACCCTGGAGAAACGATCCTGCGTGAGCGCATTGCGCACCGCGACGAATGCCCCGGCGATCCGGCGGCCAGCGAACGGGTCCGCCAGTGGTGTCTGGACCATCTGCCCCGCTACCGCGCCGCCAGGCGCTGGCTCGTCCGCGACGCCCGGCTGCTCGACACCGGTCGGCTCACCCCGCGCGAGACCGCGGAGCGGATCGCCGCGCTGGTCAGCGACGGCGCCGCCCGCTGCCCGATCGTCCAGACACCCGACCCGGGCGGGGACACCGTCGCCTCCGCCGTCCTGTTCTTCGACGAGCAGGAGCGCGTGCTCCTCGTCGACCCCGTCTACAAGCCCGACTGGGACTTCCCCGGCGGCGTCGTCGAACGCGGCGAGGCCCCCACCGACGCCGCCCTGCGCGAGACCGCCGAGGAACTGGGCCTCCGCCTCGACCCCGCCGCCCTGAGACTGCTCGCCGTCGACTGGGAACCGCGCACCGGCCCCCGCCGCGGCGGCCTGCGGCTCATGTACGACGGCGGACTGCTGGACGCCAAGGGCAGGCAGAGCCTGCTGCTCCAGCCCGAGGAACTGCGAGGCTGGCGCTTCGTCACGCTCGACGAGGCTGCCGACCTGCTGCCCCCGAGCCGGTTCCGGCGGCTTGCGGCCACGCTGGACGCCCGCCGCTGCGGCGAGTTGCGGTACCTGGAGGCCGGGCGGCGCGTCGCCCTCGGCCTGGCCCGGGCGGCGGACGCGGCGTAG
- a CDS encoding DUF4184 family protein: MPFTLSHPAAVLPLLRAAGERGPLVASGLVAGSMAPDVPFFAESLLPGVYRHGGLTHQWWAVPTVDVAIAGALVAGWHGLLRAPLVALLPERWAGAAEALTVRRGGEGAATAAWFAVSAAVGAATHVGWDAFTHGGRLGVRLLPVLDRRVSGVPLYEALQYGSSALALAAVSGWAVRTARAVEPVRPDVVLSPGARRAAVAALGAATVAGVVHRLNPLRRSLIAEFCFGAGAGFAVGAVGLAAAVSVRAARGVRAERGRGLRAAPGPTSVRRSAVRRSGGGTAPR, translated from the coding sequence ATGCCGTTCACGCTGAGCCATCCGGCCGCCGTCCTGCCCCTGTTGCGCGCTGCCGGGGAGCGTGGGCCCCTGGTGGCCTCCGGGCTGGTCGCCGGGTCGATGGCGCCCGATGTGCCGTTCTTCGCCGAGTCGTTGCTGCCAGGGGTGTACCGGCACGGCGGGCTGACCCACCAATGGTGGGCGGTGCCGACGGTGGACGTGGCGATCGCGGGTGCGCTGGTGGCCGGCTGGCACGGGCTGCTGCGCGCCCCGCTGGTGGCGCTGCTGCCCGAGCGGTGGGCGGGTGCCGCCGAGGCGCTGACCGTTCGGCGGGGTGGGGAGGGCGCGGCCACGGCCGCCTGGTTCGCCGTGTCCGCGGCGGTGGGTGCGGCGACTCACGTCGGGTGGGACGCGTTCACCCATGGGGGGCGGCTGGGGGTGCGGCTGCTGCCCGTGCTGGATCGTCGGGTGTCCGGTGTTCCGCTGTACGAGGCGTTGCAGTACGGGAGTTCGGCGCTCGCCCTGGCCGCGGTGAGCGGGTGGGCGGTGCGGACGGCGCGGGCCGTCGAGCCGGTGCGGCCTGACGTCGTGCTCTCGCCCGGGGCGCGTCGGGCCGCCGTGGCGGCGCTGGGCGCGGCGACGGTGGCCGGGGTCGTGCACCGACTCAACCCGTTGCGACGCAGCCTGATCGCGGAGTTCTGCTTCGGCGCCGGGGCCGGGTTCGCGGTCGGTGCGGTCGGCCTCGCGGCCGCGGTGTCCGTACGGGCCGCACGGGGTGTGCGGGCCGAACGGGGCCGGGGGCTGCGGGCAGCCCCCGGCCCAACGTCCGTCAGGCGGAGCGCAGTTCGGCGTAGCGGCGGAGGAACAGCGCCTCGGTGA
- a CDS encoding dipeptidase, with product MSQPLADAVRSLMDRARTDLAELVAFPSVADPRQFPVEECEKAARWVADAFAAEGLTNVQLLDTPDGTRSVYAELPSPEGAPTVLLYSHYDVQPPLDEDAWLSPAFELTERDGRWYGRGAADCKGNILMHLTALRALRQVYGDAYPVGLKIIVEGSEEQGTGGLERYAEAHPELLAADAIIIGDTGNFAPGLPTVTASLRGMTVVEVSLTTLAGNLHSGAFGGAAPDALQSLIKVLASLHDEHGDVAVAGLTADQTWDGVQYPEEQFRADAKVLDGVALTGTGTIADRLWARPSVTVLGIDAPPVIGATSSVQAAAKALVSLRVAPGTDAAAAQDALVAHLEAQVPLSAHLTIERQGSGSPFNADTTGPAYEAMGEAMAEAFGTPMVASGEGGSIPLCNTLRTLYPQAEIVLIGVEEPTTQIHAVNESVDPQELERMALTEALFLRRYAELRSA from the coding sequence ATGTCACAGCCCCTGGCCGACGCCGTCCGGTCCCTGATGGACCGTGCCCGCACCGACCTCGCAGAGCTGGTCGCCTTCCCGTCGGTCGCCGACCCGCGCCAGTTCCCGGTCGAGGAGTGCGAGAAGGCCGCCCGCTGGGTCGCCGACGCCTTCGCCGCCGAGGGCCTGACCAACGTGCAGCTGCTCGACACCCCGGACGGCACCCGGTCCGTCTACGCCGAGCTGCCCAGCCCCGAGGGCGCGCCCACCGTCCTGCTGTACTCGCACTACGACGTCCAGCCCCCGCTCGACGAGGACGCCTGGCTCAGCCCCGCGTTCGAACTGACCGAGCGTGACGGCCGCTGGTACGGACGCGGCGCGGCCGACTGCAAGGGCAACATCCTGATGCACCTGACCGCCCTGCGCGCCCTGCGCCAGGTGTACGGGGACGCCTACCCGGTCGGCCTGAAGATCATCGTCGAGGGCTCGGAGGAGCAGGGCACCGGCGGCCTGGAGCGGTACGCCGAGGCGCACCCCGAGCTGCTCGCCGCCGACGCCATCATCATCGGCGACACCGGCAACTTCGCCCCGGGCCTGCCCACCGTCACCGCCTCGCTGCGCGGCATGACGGTCGTCGAGGTCTCCCTCACCACCCTGGCCGGCAACCTGCACTCCGGCGCCTTCGGCGGCGCCGCCCCCGACGCGCTGCAGTCCCTCATCAAGGTGCTCGCCTCACTGCACGACGAGCACGGCGACGTCGCCGTGGCCGGCCTGACCGCCGACCAGACCTGGGACGGCGTGCAGTACCCGGAGGAGCAGTTCCGCGCCGACGCCAAGGTGCTCGACGGCGTCGCCCTCACCGGCACCGGCACCATCGCCGACCGGCTCTGGGCCCGCCCGTCCGTCACCGTCCTCGGCATCGACGCCCCGCCGGTGATCGGCGCCACCTCCTCCGTCCAGGCCGCCGCCAAGGCCCTGGTGAGCCTGCGCGTGGCGCCGGGCACCGACGCGGCCGCCGCCCAGGACGCCCTGGTCGCCCACCTGGAGGCGCAGGTCCCGCTCAGCGCCCACCTGACGATCGAGCGCCAGGGCAGCGGCTCCCCGTTCAACGCCGACACCACCGGCCCGGCCTACGAGGCGATGGGTGAGGCCATGGCCGAGGCCTTCGGCACCCCGATGGTCGCCTCCGGCGAGGGCGGCTCGATCCCGCTCTGCAACACGCTGCGCACGCTGTACCCGCAGGCCGAGATCGTGCTGATCGGCGTGGAGGAGCCCACCACCCAGATCCACGCGGTCAACGAGAGCGTCGACCCGCAGGAGCTGGAGCGGATGGCCCTCACCGAGGCGCTGTTCCTCCGCCGCTACGCCGAACTGCGCTCCGCCTGA
- a CDS encoding geranylgeranyl reductase family protein — protein MTDSGSSDSRSPLDTETSPVDAEVPETPETSEVPEAPGTSEAPGTSEPQPDGLAGVWDVVVVGAGPAGASAAHAAAVQGRRVLLLDKAEHPRYKTCGGGIIGPSRDSLPPDFRLPLQDRVHAVTFAYRGRYTRTQRSKRMLFGLVNRDEFDLRLVQAAKQARAVLVTGVTVTGVEQRGGEHRTVLVTAADGRSFEARAVVGADGSASRIGRHVGVTFDQIDLGLEAEIPVPPQVAADWAGRIHLDWGPLPGSYGWVFPKTESSSLTVGVISARGDGERTKQYLADYIRRLGLSGFTPSVESGHLTRCRAEDSPLSRGRVLVAGDAAGLLEPWTREGISYALRSGRLAGEWAVKVAEAGNAAEVRREALNYAFAIKAGLGVEMRAGKQLLGAFERRPYLFHAAVCLVPAAWRAFARTTQGHTTFAEVLRQYRAARRLAAVASR, from the coding sequence GTGACTGACTCCGGAAGCTCCGATTCCCGCAGCCCGCTCGACACCGAGACTTCGCCGGTCGACGCCGAGGTGCCCGAGACGCCCGAGACGTCCGAAGTACCTGAGGCGCCAGGGACGTCCGAGGCGCCCGGAACGTCCGAGCCGCAGCCCGACGGGCTCGCCGGCGTCTGGGACGTCGTGGTGGTCGGCGCCGGACCGGCAGGGGCCTCGGCCGCGCACGCCGCCGCCGTCCAGGGCCGGCGGGTGCTGCTGCTCGACAAGGCCGAGCACCCCCGCTACAAGACCTGCGGCGGCGGGATCATCGGTCCGTCCCGGGACAGCCTCCCGCCGGACTTCCGGCTGCCGCTCCAGGACCGGGTGCACGCCGTCACCTTCGCGTACCGCGGGCGGTACACCCGGACGCAGCGGTCCAAGCGGATGCTCTTCGGCCTCGTCAACCGCGACGAGTTCGACCTGCGCCTGGTGCAGGCGGCCAAGCAGGCCAGGGCGGTGCTGGTCACCGGAGTGACCGTCACCGGCGTCGAGCAGCGCGGCGGGGAACACCGGACGGTGCTGGTCACGGCGGCCGACGGGCGCAGCTTCGAGGCGCGCGCGGTGGTCGGTGCGGACGGCAGCGCGAGCCGGATCGGCCGCCACGTCGGCGTCACCTTCGACCAGATCGACCTGGGCCTGGAGGCGGAGATCCCGGTGCCGCCGCAGGTCGCCGCCGACTGGGCGGGCCGGATCCACCTCGACTGGGGCCCGCTGCCGGGCAGTTACGGCTGGGTGTTCCCGAAGACCGAGTCGAGCAGCCTGACCGTGGGCGTCATCTCAGCGCGCGGTGACGGTGAGCGGACGAAGCAATATCTCGCCGACTACATCCGGCGGTTGGGCCTGTCCGGCTTTACGCCGAGCGTGGAGTCCGGGCACCTGACGCGCTGTCGGGCCGAGGACTCGCCGCTCTCCCGCGGCCGGGTGCTGGTCGCCGGGGACGCGGCCGGGCTGCTGGAGCCGTGGACCCGCGAGGGCATCTCGTACGCGCTGCGCTCGGGCCGGCTGGCCGGCGAGTGGGCGGTGAAGGTCGCGGAGGCGGGCAACGCGGCCGAGGTGCGGCGCGAGGCGCTCAACTACGCGTTCGCGATCAAGGCCGGGCTGGGCGTGGAGATGCGGGCGGGCAAGCAGCTGCTGGGCGCCTTCGAGCGCCGCCCGTACCTCTTCCACGCGGCGGTCTGCCTGGTGCCGGCCGCCTGGCGGGCCTTCGCCCGGACGACCCAGGGGCACACCACGTTCGCCGAGGTGCTGCGGCAGTACCGGGCGGCACGCAGGCTGGCGGCGGTGGCGTCGCGGTAG
- a CDS encoding ArsR/SmtB family transcription factor, giving the protein MHRFTLDLADLATTWFAVSPIQEASLSLRMWTHPGVYPLQTRAFERLRPTFERLDSALLLSLVAENRWIPDFLTPRPAAPATDFRTELAAVRGLPPEQLRPELEQTFLPHGRPLPAPLAAGLADPARLLGRIADALEEYWEVCLAPTWWPQARAVLDADLVYRARLLAQHGAAALFADLDHRLRWENGVLSINRRWTDWDGETAVDGRGLVLTPTFFARGAITMISNDRPPHICYPARGQAGMTGASAPVPPQALEALLGAPKARLLALLAEPASTTDLAYRLGVTPSAVSQHLSVLAATGLVTRARHGRSVLYRRSPLGDELTGANR; this is encoded by the coding sequence GTGCACCGGTTCACGCTCGACCTGGCCGACCTCGCCACCACCTGGTTCGCCGTCTCCCCCATCCAGGAGGCCTCGCTCAGTCTCCGGATGTGGACCCACCCCGGCGTCTACCCGCTCCAGACCCGCGCCTTCGAACGACTCCGGCCCACCTTCGAGCGGCTGGACTCCGCCCTGCTGCTGTCCCTCGTCGCCGAGAACCGCTGGATCCCCGACTTCCTGACGCCCCGCCCGGCCGCCCCGGCCACCGACTTCCGCACCGAACTGGCCGCCGTCCGCGGCCTGCCGCCCGAACAGCTGCGCCCCGAGCTGGAGCAGACCTTCCTGCCGCACGGCCGGCCGCTGCCCGCGCCGCTCGCCGCCGGACTGGCCGACCCGGCGCGGCTGCTCGGGCGGATCGCCGACGCGCTGGAGGAGTACTGGGAGGTATGCCTCGCGCCCACCTGGTGGCCGCAGGCCCGCGCGGTGCTGGACGCCGACCTGGTCTACCGGGCCCGGCTGCTCGCCCAGCACGGCGCGGCGGCGCTCTTCGCCGACCTGGACCACCGGCTGCGCTGGGAGAACGGCGTGCTGTCGATCAACCGGCGGTGGACGGACTGGGACGGCGAGACCGCCGTGGACGGCCGGGGCCTCGTCCTGACGCCGACCTTCTTCGCCCGCGGCGCGATCACGATGATCAGCAACGACCGTCCGCCGCACATCTGTTACCCGGCCCGCGGGCAGGCGGGCATGACCGGCGCGAGCGCACCGGTGCCCCCGCAGGCGCTGGAGGCGCTGCTCGGCGCGCCGAAGGCCCGGCTGCTCGCGCTGCTCGCCGAACCCGCGTCGACTACGGACCTGGCCTACCGACTCGGCGTCACCCCGAGCGCGGTCAGCCAGCACCTGTCCGTCCTCGCCGCCACCGGCCTGGTCACCCGGGCCCGGCACGGCCGCTCGGTGCTGTACCGGCGCAGCCCACTCGGCGACGAGCTGACGGGGGCGAACCGATGA
- a CDS encoding MFS transporter, translated as MTTSPAETSAPSSAVPESGGGLARAVRRRLHPDPTVRRLAAITLVNTVGNGLSLAVSVLFFTRVLGLSAAQLGFGMTAAGLCGVVASVPAGRAADRWGARRVLVTLTGLEAVGTAGYALVHSYPAFVVLACAVAAVDRGSAAVRNALYAEVLPADRRVAGRAYLRVVTNAGLCAGTALGAIALQVDNRPVYLTAIVANAVSFLFVAVMYRRLPVLAADGPSARSDAEGSEAPRTKRRNPALRDGPFLVVTVLNALLCLQFAVLEVGVPLWIVHETDAPRITVAGTLIVNTVLVITLQVRATKGTEDPATAARVCGRAGLFLAASCVVIGLAHGLPAIVAAVVVLGGVVLQSFGEVLGQAGGWALSYDLAGERAHGAYQGVYNAGTAAALMVGPALVSTAVIGYGLLGWAVLGAVLAAAGLAMGPAVRWAGRRGRNA; from the coding sequence ATGACCACCTCACCAGCGGAGACCTCCGCTCCTTCCTCCGCCGTGCCCGAATCCGGCGGTGGGCTCGCCCGAGCCGTCCGGCGGCGGCTGCACCCGGATCCGACGGTCCGTCGGCTGGCCGCGATCACCCTCGTCAACACCGTGGGCAACGGCCTCTCGTTGGCCGTCTCGGTACTGTTCTTCACCCGGGTGCTCGGCCTGAGCGCCGCCCAGCTCGGCTTCGGGATGACGGCCGCAGGGCTCTGCGGGGTCGTCGCGAGCGTGCCCGCCGGGCGGGCCGCCGACCGCTGGGGCGCGCGGCGGGTGCTGGTGACGCTGACCGGCCTGGAGGCGGTCGGCACGGCGGGTTACGCGCTGGTGCACAGCTACCCGGCGTTCGTCGTGCTGGCCTGCGCGGTCGCCGCGGTGGACCGGGGGTCGGCCGCGGTCCGCAACGCGCTCTACGCCGAGGTGCTGCCCGCCGACCGCCGGGTGGCGGGCCGCGCCTACCTGCGGGTGGTGACCAACGCGGGCCTCTGCGCGGGGACGGCGCTCGGCGCGATCGCGCTCCAAGTGGACAACCGGCCGGTCTATCTGACGGCGATTGTGGCCAACGCCGTGTCGTTCCTGTTCGTCGCCGTGATGTACCGCCGTCTGCCCGTGCTCGCGGCGGACGGGCCGTCCGCCCGATCGGACGCGGAGGGCTCGGAGGCGCCGCGCACCAAGCGGCGCAACCCGGCGCTGCGGGACGGGCCGTTCCTGGTCGTGACGGTGCTGAACGCGCTGCTCTGCCTGCAGTTCGCCGTCCTGGAGGTCGGTGTGCCGCTGTGGATCGTCCACGAGACCGACGCGCCCCGGATCACCGTCGCGGGCACTCTGATCGTCAACACCGTGCTGGTGATCACCCTTCAGGTCCGTGCCACGAAGGGCACCGAGGATCCGGCGACGGCGGCCCGGGTCTGCGGTCGGGCGGGGCTGTTCCTCGCGGCGTCGTGCGTCGTGATCGGCCTGGCGCACGGGCTGCCCGCGATCGTGGCGGCCGTGGTCGTGCTCGGCGGGGTGGTGCTGCAGTCGTTCGGGGAGGTGCTCGGCCAGGCCGGCGGCTGGGCGCTCAGCTACGACCTCGCGGGGGAGCGTGCCCACGGCGCCTACCAGGGCGTGTACAACGCCGGAACGGCGGCCGCGCTGATGGTCGGCCCGGCGCTGGTCAGCACCGCCGTGATCGGGTACGGCCTGCTCGGCTGGGCCGTCCTCGGCGCGGTGCTGGCGGCGGCGGGTCTGGCGATGGGCCCCGCCGTCCGGTGGGCCGGACGGCGGGGCCGCAACGCGTGA
- a CDS encoding RidA family protein produces the protein MTTHLTHIAEPPGVAPGTGYTQVVTGTGRLVQVSGQVAFDEDRNLVGVGDPKAQARQVFENLRRCLAAAGADFTDVVKFTIFVTDIAHLPAVREARDEHVDTANPPASSAVQVAALFLPEVLIEIEALALVRE, from the coding sequence ATGACCACTCACCTCACCCACATCGCCGAGCCGCCCGGAGTCGCCCCCGGCACCGGCTACACCCAGGTCGTCACCGGCACCGGCCGACTGGTCCAGGTCTCCGGTCAGGTGGCCTTCGACGAGGACCGGAACCTGGTCGGCGTCGGCGACCCGAAGGCGCAGGCGCGCCAGGTCTTCGAGAACCTGCGCCGCTGCCTGGCCGCCGCCGGGGCCGACTTCACCGACGTCGTCAAGTTCACGATCTTCGTGACCGACATCGCCCACCTGCCGGCCGTCCGCGAGGCCCGCGACGAGCACGTGGACACCGCGAACCCGCCGGCCAGCTCCGCGGTGCAGGTCGCGGCGCTGTTCCTGCCCGAGGTGCTGATCGAGATCGAGGCGCTCGCGCTCGTCCGCGAGTAG
- a CDS encoding ATP-grasp domain-containing protein: MTTDAVLLLAPRINDTGLQLRTAAGRRGLRAHTATTWRVPEELLGSGQQVHVYGGPLFGDAVGRELGLALLEPPADWLAGLPRELTGRRVSCTTLAEARTLRGPAFVKPPVDKEFAARVYPDGAALPGPELLDGDTGVLVSDVVRFRREYRLFVMDGEVRAASRYAVDGELSVAPLGADGAEVLAFTGDVLAASGPALPSAVVVDVGTTDDGWAVVEANAAWASGGYAADPDGVLDVVLRSAGPLAQLPPADLPFLRELPEVVH, translated from the coding sequence ATGACCACCGACGCCGTCCTGCTGCTCGCGCCCCGCATCAACGACACCGGCCTCCAGCTGCGCACCGCGGCCGGCCGCCGAGGGCTGCGGGCGCACACCGCGACGACCTGGCGGGTGCCGGAGGAACTGCTCGGGTCGGGTCAGCAGGTGCACGTGTACGGCGGGCCGCTGTTCGGCGACGCCGTCGGGCGGGAGCTCGGGCTCGCCCTGCTGGAGCCGCCGGCGGACTGGCTGGCCGGCCTGCCCCGGGAGCTGACCGGGCGGCGGGTCTCCTGCACCACCCTGGCCGAGGCCCGCACGCTGCGCGGCCCCGCGTTCGTCAAGCCGCCGGTGGACAAGGAGTTCGCCGCCCGGGTCTACCCCGACGGCGCCGCACTGCCCGGGCCCGAGCTGCTGGACGGCGACACCGGCGTGCTGGTCAGCGACGTGGTGCGGTTCCGCCGGGAGTACCGGCTGTTCGTGATGGACGGCGAGGTGCGGGCCGCCTCGCGGTACGCCGTGGACGGCGAGTTGAGCGTCGCGCCGCTCGGGGCGGACGGTGCCGAGGTGCTCGCCTTCACCGGTGACGTGCTCGCCGCCTCGGGCCCCGCTCTGCCGAGCGCCGTCGTGGTGGACGTCGGTACGACGGACGACGGCTGGGCGGTCGTCGAGGCCAACGCGGCCTGGGCCAGCGGCGGTTACGCCGCCGACCCGGACGGCGTCCTGGACGTCGTACTGCGCTCCGCCGGGCCGCTCGCCCAACTCCCGCCCGCCGACCTCCCGTTCCTGCGCGAACTGCCCGAAGTGGTGCACTGA
- a CDS encoding enoyl-CoA hydratase family protein codes for MTSEAPLVHVTTADAVTTLTLDSPHNRNALSTRLMAELHAGLALAAADPEVRAVVLGHTGKVFCAGADLSEATGADPTVGPRGLVELQRAIVDCAKPVIAVIDGHVRAGGLGLVGAADLALAGPAATFAFTEVRLGLAPAVISLPLRPKLDPRAASRYYLTGEVFDAAEAARIGLITRATESTEDTGVALKGLLDALRQGSPQGLAESKRLANADVVRSFERDADELVELSARLFGSAEAQEGMRAFLEKRPARWVR; via the coding sequence ATGACCAGCGAAGCGCCCCTCGTCCACGTCACCACCGCCGACGCCGTCACCACCCTCACCCTCGACTCGCCGCACAACCGCAACGCGCTCTCCACCCGACTGATGGCCGAGCTGCACGCCGGACTGGCACTCGCCGCCGCCGACCCGGAGGTCCGCGCGGTGGTGCTCGGGCACACCGGCAAGGTGTTCTGCGCGGGCGCGGACCTCTCCGAGGCGACCGGCGCGGACCCGACGGTCGGCCCGCGCGGCCTGGTCGAGCTCCAGCGGGCCATCGTGGACTGCGCGAAGCCGGTGATCGCCGTGATCGACGGGCACGTGCGGGCCGGCGGCCTCGGGCTGGTCGGCGCGGCGGACCTCGCCCTCGCCGGACCAGCCGCCACCTTCGCGTTCACCGAGGTCCGGCTCGGCCTCGCGCCCGCCGTCATCTCGCTGCCGCTGCGCCCCAAGCTGGACCCGCGCGCCGCCTCCCGCTACTACCTCACCGGCGAGGTCTTCGACGCCGCCGAGGCCGCCCGGATCGGGCTGATCACCCGCGCCACCGAGTCCACCGAGGACACCGGCGTCGCGCTCAAGGGCCTGCTGGACGCGCTGCGCCAGGGCTCGCCGCAGGGGCTCGCGGAGTCGAAGCGGCTGGCGAACGCGGACGTGGTGCGGTCCTTCGAGCGCGACGCGGACGAGCTGGTCGAGCTGTCGGCGCGGCTGTTCGGCTCGGCGGAGGCGCAGGAGGGCATGCGGGCGTTCCTGGAGAAGCGGCCCGCGCGCTGGGTGCGCTGA